From a single Fusarium fujikuroi IMI 58289 draft genome, chromosome FFUJ_chr03 genomic region:
- a CDS encoding related to CAX4 protein — MDDSSTPLASLSVTHVYYDPDDHISLACAYLALLPQALCVVYATLVLFTREVEVALMFLGQLACEVLNFALKRLIKEERPRRIHGKGYGMPSSHAQFVAFWSVSLALFLLVRHKPPRVHGIRAESSLHRPWSVLERVAVSVVAAAIAAATAWSRVYLNYHTPKQVIVGSVAGAISALGWFIIVAAVRQTGWLKWTLDTPLARAFRVRDLVIEEDMCQAGWEKWEKRRAAAQTTKKDR; from the exons ATGGACGACAGTTCAACTCCCCTCGCTTCCCTCTCCGTCACCCACGTATACTAC GACCCCGACGATCATATCTCCCTCGCCTGCGCCTACCTCGCCCTCCTCCCCCAAGCCCTATGCGTCGTTTACGCCACGCTCGTCCTTTTTACCCGCGAGGTCGAAGTCGCCTTGATGTTTCTTGGTCAACTTGCCTGCGAGGTGCTCAACTTTGCCTTGAAACGGCTGATAAAAGAAGAGCGTCCGCGTCGCATACACGGCAAGGGCTACGGTATGCCTAGTTCCCACGCACAATTTGTTGCCTTCTGGAGTGTCTCTCTGGCTCTGTTCCTGCTTGTCCGCCACAAACCACCTCGTGTACATGGTATTCGTGCAGAAAGTAGCTTGCACCGACCGTGGAGCGTTCTCGAGAGAGTTGCTGTAAGTGTAGTTGCGGCGGCGATTGCGGCGGCGACGGCATGGAGTAGAGTATACTTGAACTATCATACCCCTAAACAGGTCATTGTGGGTAGTGTTGCAGGTGCCATAAGCGCTCTCGGTTGGTTCATCATTGTTGCTGCCGTGAGGCAAACCGGCTGGTTGAAATGGACTCTAGACACGCCTTTGGCGAGAGCTTTCAGAGTTAGGGATCTTGTCATTGAAGAGGACATGTGTCAGGCTGGCTGGGAGAAatgggagaagaggagagctGCTGCTCAAACGACAAAGAAAGACAGATAG
- a CDS encoding HFB30-like protein → MDYSDDPRLIELGSIEAIYPEIRRPDANDPFTFEIDLPVEPAAPVTVTFPAASAPAHPGLTTLGQATENAQPEVDSLEVSYLPPLRLRVCLPEGYPTDAPPDIVVSTIPQWLSRETIKRLEDDGPRLWDEIGRDMVAFTYIDHIQRAAEDVFGTISPEGTLQVDSEHKLAVLDHDIKAKKAAFEKETFDCGVCLDPKKGSKCHRMLDCGHIFCIQCLQEFYNDAITEGNLSTVRCLSPNCAKKRAASKDTKKHKVAISPSELLQIGLSEEMVKRYVTLKYKTELESDKNTIYCPRQWCNGAARSKRHKKPEGLEFAETSDVESGKEEQEQEQEGSSAKSGKRKIKETFSKADLLAICEDCGFAFCGQCYQSWHGEFVRCAPRRDKGELSEEEKASLEYLQLHTSPCPTCNAPAQKTHGCNHMICSRCDTHFCYLCSSWLDPVNPYQHYNQLAGGKVTSCYMRLWELEGGDGDDVGLGFVGGRGPVADAPAALDDIELMPLPEVIESDDSDGEDEANVQGNNRPLGGQGQGIEIAREGPLVIRLVDNQARDGRRAIPPAAPDAPQQLAGRGHNGPPRGPAGRGRGARGDGRVGGAVARGRGGGGARGGGAVANRQRVNQRQPQLPQQAQGQDENNQDGLDPAQEAWVRRFVQMALNDEEDLVDGDSDEDDGNWVIR, encoded by the exons ATGGACTATAGCGACGACCCACGTCTTATAGAGCTTGGCTCTATTGAGGCTATATACCCAGAGATCCGACGCCCTGACGCAAATGACCCCTTCACCTTCGAGATAGATCTCCCCGTTGAGCCCGCCGCTCCAGTTACTGTCACTTTCCCAGCAGCTTCTGCACCTGCCCACCCAGGACTCACTACACTTGGCCAAGCTACTGAGAATGCCCAGCCTGAGGTTGACTCTCTCGAAGTCTCGTACCTGCCCCCTCTGCGGTTGAGAGTCTGTCTCCCAGAGGGTTACCCTACAGATGCGCCCCCAGACATTGTGGTATCTACCATACCGCAGTGGTTGTCGAGGGAAACGATCAAACGGCTCGAGGATGATGGACCGCGCTTATGGGACGAGATTGGTCGTGACATGGTTGCATTTACTTACATTGACCATATTCAGCGCGCCGCTGAAGACGTGTTTGGAACCATCAGTCCTGAGGGAACCCTTCAGGTTGATTCAGAACATAAACTCGCCGTGCTGGACCACGAcataaaagctaaaaaagctGCTTTCGAAAAGGAGACATTTGATTGTGGTGTCTGTCTCG ATCCCAAAAAGGGCTCCAAGTGTCACAGAATGCTTGACTGTGGACATATATTCTGTATTCAATGCCTACAGGAATTCTACAACGACGCAATCACCGAGGGCAACCTTTCTACTGTTCGTTGTCTGAGCCCTAACTGCGCTAAGAAGCGCGCAGCCTCGAAAGAcaccaagaagcacaaggttGCCATCAGCCCTAGCGAGCTTCTTCAGATTGGTCTTTCCGAGGAAATGGTCAAGCGATACGTGACGCTCAAGTACAAGACAGAACTCGAGTCTGACAAAAACACAATATACTGTCCGCGACAGTGGTGTAATGGAGCAGCTCGATCGAAACGCCACAAGAAGCCGGAAGGTTTAGAGTTTGCTGAGACGTCTGATGTCGAATCCGGCAAAgaggaacaagaacaagagcaagaagggaGTAGTGCCAAGTCTGGAAAAAGGAAGATTAAGGAAACGTTTAGCAAAGCGGATCTCTTGGCTATATGCGAAGACTGTGGTTTCGCCTTCTGTGGTCAATGCTACCAGTCATGGCACGGAGAGTTTGTCCGATGTGCACCACGACGTGACAAGGGAGAACTCAGCGAGGAGGAAAAAGCATCACTCGAGTACTTACAGCTTCACACGAGCCCATGCCCTACATGCAACGCCCCTGCGCAGAAGACACACGGCTGCAACCACATGATCTGCTCACGATGCGACACTCATTTCTGCTATCTATGCTCTTCATGGCTTGACCCGGTGAATCCATACCAGCACTACAACCAGCTGGCGGGCGGCAAGGTCACTTCCTGTTACATGCGGCTGTGGGAACTCGAGGGCGGCGATGGCGACGACGTGGGCTTAGGGTTCGTTGGTGGCCGGGGTCCCGTTGCAGATGCTCCCGCGGCACTCGATGATATTGAGCTCATGCCTCTGCCGGAAGTTATCGAGTCTGATGACAGTGACGGCGAGGACGAAGCTAATGTCCAGGGCAACAACAGACCGCTTGGAGGCCAGGGCCAAGGTATCGAGATTGCGCGTGAAGGGCCCCTCGTTATACGGCTCGTCGACAATCAAGCTCGTGATGGTCGACGAGCTATCCCTCCCGCTGCACCCGACGCACCGCAACAACTTGCGGGCCGCGGCCATAATGGCCCACCTCGAGGTCCAGCGGGGCGAGGACGCGGCGCAAGAGGGGATGGGAGAGTAGGAGGCGCGGTAGCccgagggagaggaggaggaggggctCGTGGCGGGGGAGCTGTTGCTAATCGTCAACGAGTGAACCAGCGACAACCTCAACTACCTCAGCAGGCACAGGGCCAGGATGAGAATAACCAGGATGGTCTGGATCCGGCACAGGAGGCCTGGGTTCGTCGATTTGTGCAGATGGCGCtcaacgatgaagaggacctcgttgatggtgattctgatgaagacgatggtaATTGGGTCATTCGGTGA